Sequence from the Saccharopolyspora pogona genome:
ACCGGCTCGCTGGCGTTCGCTTTCGCGTCCTGTCAGAACTGGGCCAGCGGCTACTACCCGTCGTACCGCCACATGGCGCAGGAGGACCTGGATCTGGTGCTGCACCTGGGCGACTACGTCTACGAGGGCGGCCCGATGATCCAGTACAACCCGCACATCAAGTTCTTCGACGGTGACCGCCGCGGCTACGTGCGCTGCCACGTCGACCGCGACCAGTTCACCGCAGACCTGCGGATGGTCAGCACGGTCAGCACCCCCGAGGCGCCCGAGTCCACATTCGCGTCGTTCGTGGTCGAAAACGGCAAGCCCGGAGCCCAATATGACTGATCGCCACAAACCTCGAGCACGAAGAAGCCCTTCGGGACGAACGGCGTCCGGAAGGGCTTCCGCGCGGTCGAACGCGTCCTCGGGTGGCTGTGTCAGTGCTGATTTCCAGCGTCGATCGCTATCCCGATCGGGGAGTGTTTCGCCAACTCCCCGCCTCAATAGTGGCTGTGATCACATCGATGAGTTCGTCGACATGTTCTGTGCGGATACGTTGGTTGAGCAGGCAGATGCGCAGCCAGTAGCCTTCGGCATCGATGCTTGAAAGGAAGACCTGCCCAGTGGCGTTGAGCGCCGCCAGGAAAGACTGGTTGAGCCGTTCGTTGGCATTGCGCAACCGGAAGGTGACGACGGAGAGCGTCGGCGGAGGCCCGGTCTCCAGTCTTGGATCGGTCGACAGTCGCGCGTGGGCGTAGACGGCGAGGTCCAGCATGCGGTCGAGGGTGTCGCGGAAGGCATCGGTGCCATACAGATGGAGCGGGAACCACAGCCGCGGCGCCCTGAACTCCCGGCTGAGTTCCATGCCCAGATCAGCGAGCGTGGGAAAGGTGGTCGCCGGGCTGGGGTCGGTAAGGTAGGGAGCCGGCTCGGCGAACACAGATCGGAGGTTCTGGGCGTCCCGTACCAGTAGGATCCCCGTGCCAGTGGGCAGGAACAGGCTCTTGTGCGGATCCATAGTGATCGAGTCCGCTGTTTCAATGCCCGCCAAGCGCTCCCGTCCTCGGGTCGTGAGCTGAAATCCTCCTCCGTAGGCGGCATCCACGTGGCACCACAGTTCCTCCTGGCGTGCCAGTGCGCCCAGGTCTTGTAGCGCGTCAACGGCTCCGGTGCCCGTCGTTCCCGCTGTGGCGATCAGCAGGAAGGGGAGCAATCCATCGGCCCGATCAGCGGCGATCATTCGGGCTGCCGCCCCCGGATCCATTCCGGTATGCGGGCTGGCGGGCACGGTACGGACCCGGGTGGCCGGAATTCCGGCGATACGCAACGCCTTGGCCGCGCTGTGGTGGGTGTGGGCACCGACATAAGCGGTCGCCCCGGACAAGTCGTCGCCGACCCGGTCCTGGCGCGCCGCCACCACAGCGGACAAAAGCGCCAGGGAAGAGCCGGTGGTCATGATCCCGGTCGCGGTGGGAGGCAGCGTGAAGAGATCGCACGCCCACCGCATGAGCGCCTGTTCCATGGAAACGAGTAAGGGTGCGTGGTACGGGATCGCGGTGTACGGGTTGAAGGCGGTGGCGAGAAGCTGGGCCACCGCACCGGCGGGCAATCCGCCGCTGGGCACGTGGGCGACGAATTGCGGCGACATGCTGTGCTGGGACGATGTGGCGGCCTTGGCGAGCAGGGCCAGCAGGGCTTTGGGGTCCTCCGGTTCGGTGCCGGGCGGTCGGCTCACGTCTCGGAGAAGGTTGCCATCCACAGGATATGGAGGGGCGAGCGAGGTCATGGGAAGGATGCCGTAGAACTCTTGGAGTTCGAGGTTCGCGTAGCCGACCATTTCCTCGAAATCCGGCCATCCGGAATCCAGCGGGTCGAGATTCGAGGCATCTTCGGCACGCGGCGGCGGCACGGTGATCCGTGCCTTCAGGTCGGCGTACTGTTCGTTCGCGCTCATCTGTTACCCCAGGCGGAATTGTGGATGCGTCGGATGAGTCGCCATCGGGGCGTCATGCCCGGAATCTTGCGAAGTGACGCGCAGCGGACCTTTCTGACACTCCAGGGTGGCTGGCTCAGCCAGTCGGCGAAGTTGTTCATTGATCGGCTCGTCGAACGGTTGCGGTGCCACTTCAGGCCGGTCCCGTCTCGCGCTGCCCGGTGAGGCTGGAATGGATTGCGTTCACCGTGCGGAACGAGGACAGGGAAGACTGCTCCGGGCTGAGGGCGCGGCCGATCCGCCGCTCGAGCTGGATGATCAGCCAGACCAAGGCCAGCGAGTCGAGGGCTAGTTCGGTGTCGTCGAGGCGCGAGTCGTCGACCGACGCCAGCTCACCGCCCAGGCAAGTGATGTCCCAGAGGATCGTTCGGATGTCGCGTTTGGCAACTGGTTGTGTCGTCATGTGTCCGCCGGAAGTGTGCCCCGGGCAGCCTTGCCCTGCGTCGTACGGGGAATGTCGGCGCCGATGTGCCAGCGCCGGGGAACCTTGTAGGCGCTGAGCCGCTCACGGCACCACTCGGTCAACTCCTCGCTGGTGACGGATTCGGCGGTGGCGATGTATGCCTCCAGCATCGGCGGAGCGCCGTCTTGCCCCGCCTCGGTCGCACGGCAGAACGCGAGGGCGTCGTTCACCCGGTGGTGGTCGCGCAAGATGCTCTCGATCTCGGTGAGGTCGACTTTGAGCCCGCCGATGTTGAGCACCGAGTCAGCCCGGCCCAGCAGCCTTAGCACACCGGACTCCTGATCGATCTCGGCGTGGTCGTACGTCCGCAGCCAGCCGTCGACGTACCGGTCCGGGTGGTCGGCATGGAGGTAGGGAGGATGGTCGGGCTTGACGAACAGCTCCCCGTCTGTGATCCGCGTCTGGACTCCCGGCAGAAGGCGTCCCACAGCGGGGAAGGAGAACTCGCCACCGAGGTCTGTGGCTATGGCGCTGGTTGGCCACGAACAGCGCGCCGACGTCGACCGGGCGCAGGGTCAGCGCTCGCACCGAAACGACCGGCTGCCCGGTCTGGTCCGCGACTTCGAGGGAAACGGTGGCCGGCCCCGACAGACTCAGCCGTACCCGCAGCGACGTAGCGCCGGTAGCGTGCAGCGAAACACCGTTCCAGGAGAACGGCAACTGGCCTCCCTCGGGTGATGCCGCACCCGAGGGAGAAAGCACGTCGGGGCGCGGACCGCCGACACCCGCGAACGCGGCGGAGTGCACGGCCGCGTCCAGCAGCGCCGGGTGCAGGCCGAACCCGCTCGTGCCGACCACACCAGGATCGACTTCGGCGAAGATCTCTTCGCCGCGCCGCCACACCGACTTCAGTCCCTGGAAAAGCGGACCGTAGTCGAAACCGGGAGCCTGTTGCGTTTTTCGGCGAAACGGCTGAGCCGAAGTACCAAATCAGTCTCGATCGCCGCCGTTTGTCCGCCAGTGGCCATCTCAGCCGTGCTCGATCGATCACGGTCCGTGGTGGGCGTAATTTTGCAACAGGCTCCCGGCATCAGCAAGCTGCTGGTAGAACCCGTCGAGCCCGATCGGCTCCGCGTCCACGGGCGGCCACGGAACCGCTTCCGCTGCAGGCTGGGTCTCGGCGGAAACGACACCCCTGGCGTGGCGGGTCCACTGGACGTCCTCACCACGGGAGTGGACGCTCACCGTGCGGGCGCCCGCCTCGTCGGAGCCGCCGAGCACCACCTGGATCTGGACGCTGCCGTCGTGCGGCAGGACCAGGGGTACTTCCAGGACCAGCTCGTCGACGTGCCCGCAGCCGACCTCGTCACCAGCGTGAACCGCGAGCTCCAACGGCTCCGGCGTCCACTACTGCCTCGGTGCGGCGCTGGCGAAGATGGAAGCCCGCGTGTTCTTGGCCGAGCTGCTACCCCGGCTGGACAGCGTCCAGCTCGCCGGCAAGGCCGAACTGTCCGCCAGCAACTTCATCGGTGGCCTCAAACACCTGCCCATCCGCTACAAGCTACGACCCATCGTGTAGCGAACCGCTCTCAACCCGATTCGTTCGGTCCTCGCTTGTTATTGATCGGGAACTCAAAGGTCTGATCTTCGTTGATCTGGCATGATCGCTGGTGTGCGGGATGCGCGGAGGTTATCGCCTGAGACGCAGGAGGATCTGCGGCGCAGGGTGGTCGCGGCGGTCCATGGTGGGATGACCCAGGCCGAGGCGGCGCAGGTGTTCGCGGTGTCGGCGCAGTCGGTGTCCAGATGGGTGCAGGCGTGGCGAAAACGCGGTTCGAAGGGTCTTGCCGCGCGTCGCCGGGGTCGCAAGGCCGGGGAGCAGAAAGCGTTGAGTGCCCGCCGGCAGCGCAGGCCGCGGTATGCGGTGGCCGAGCACACCCCGGCCACGTTCGGGCTGACCGGCCTGGTGTGGACCCGTAAGGCCGTGGCCGAGCTGATCCGGGTGCGGCACGGCATCGTGTTGAGCCTGACCACGGTCGGCAAATACCTGCGGTCCTGGGGGCTGTCACCGCAGAAACCGATCCGCAAAGCCTACGAGCAGAATCCCGAAGCGGTGCGGGTGTGGCTGGAAGAGGACTACCCGGCCATCGCCGCCCGCGCCCGCCGCGAAGGCGCGACGGTGCTATGGCTGGACCAGACCGGGATCCGCTCGGACGCCGCCGTGGGCCGCACCTGGGCCCCGACAGGCACGACGCCGGTGGTGGGCAAGACAGGCAAGCGGTTCAGCGTGAACGCCATGTGCGCGATCGGCAACAAAAGCGAGCTGTACTTCACCGTCTACATCGGGTCGTTCAACGCCGGGGTCTTCCTCCCCTTCCTCAAACGCCTGGCCGGCCATCACGGCCGTAAGGTCCACCTGATCGTCGACGGACACCCCGTCCACCGCCGCAAGACCGTCCAGAAGTGGCTCACCGAACACCGCTCGGACATCGAGATGCACTTCCTTCCCGGCTACAGCCCCGAGCTCAACCCCGATGAGATCCGGGGTGCCGACCTCAAACGCGCCGTGTCCACCGGCACAGCACCGAAAACCCGCGACGAGCTGGAAACAGGGGTCCGCTCCTTCCTCCACCGACTCCAGAAGCTGCCCGACCGAGTTCGCTCCTACTTCGGCAAACCCGAAGTCCGCTACGCCGCCTGACATCACATATTTGCCCTGCGCATCAATAATCAGCGCCCGTCACGATCGTCGTGTCCGCAACGCTCGTCGTCATCGCGCTCAGCTCGCCCATGACCATCACGAACGTAGCTGGCGGAGCGGCTTCGACTTGATCGGCACGTCCGTTCGGCCCGCCCTGACTGCCGCGCAGCCCGTAACTGCCCGATCGTGCCGCGTGGTCCGCCCCGTCGGTGAGCATGCTGACCAGGATGTGTCGCGAACGACTCCGGTACACCCGCCGACTCGAGTACGCCCGTCACGGCCCGCGACCGAGGAGCCGCTGATCTGCCCGATCAATCCATCTTGAATGGTTGCTTTGGGCAGGAATCGGAAGAATATATCACTTTTGGTCGTAATCTCTGTCAGTCCGCTGAGGACGGCTTAAACCAACCTGAACGTAGGTGGCTGATCATGCCTTCACTCGAACCCGCATCGACGGTTTCCGTCGTGTCACCACGGATGGTCTCGCCCGTCGTCGGGCCCCAAGGCCAGGAGCTCTACTCCTGCGTGACAGCGGCCAACTCCGGCGCCACTGGTATCTCGGCCGGCATGGTCGTGATGCCGCCGGGCGGGATATCCCGCCCGCACCTGCACGCGCACAGCGAGATCATCGTCTGTTGCGTGGTCGGGGCTGCCGTCACGCTGGTCGGTCCCGAGCTACGGCCAGTGCCGCACGCTGCTGGTGAGTTCATCCACATCCCGGCGGGCGTCGTCCATGTCGCGGTGAACCTGAGTTCGGCCGCGACACTCGTCGCCATCGAGATGCGCACCGACCCGATGTTCAACGAGGACGTGGTGGTGCTGCCGGATCTGGCCGAGGCCGCGGCTGCGGCCGCAAATCTCGCACGTCGTGACTTCGCGCCGAGTTCTGGCTCCGCGTTCTGGCGCGTACCGACCCCGCGAGGCGGCGCACCGGTCGCCGAGGCCGTCGCGAGGTGACGGGATGGATATCGCGTCCCGACTGTCCACCCCGGCCAAGTCGAGCCGGCCGGGTGTCATCGACGAGCTGTTCGACCTGGCCCGTGCGGAACCGGATATCGTCTCGCTCGCCGCGGGCGCGCCGGACACCTCGCTATTGCCGGTCGAGTTGCTCGGCGAGCTCACCGCGTCCGCGGTGGACCGGTTCGGCCGCGAGGTCCTCCAGTACGGAGCAACCCAGGGCTTCCTGCCACTGCGTGAAGCGCTCGTGCCCCGTCTCCGCGACCGCGGTGTCCACTGTGGATCAGAGGATGTCCATGTGTCCACCGGGGGTTCCGGTGCGCTCAACAACGTGTGCCTCGCCCTACTAAACTCCGGCGACGTCGTCGCGGTGGAACGGCCGACGTACGCACCGGCCGTGAAGGTGTTTCGGGCCTACCAGGCCAAGGTGATCGATGTGGCTTGCGATGCCGACGGCATGCTGCCGGACGCCCTGGATGAGACGCTACGGGCCCGGCCGGTGAAGTTCGTCTATCTGATGCCGACCTTCCAGAACCCGACGGGCCGGTCGATGCCGCCAGAGCGCCGCGCAGCGATCGCGAGCGTGGCACGGCACGCGGATGTCCTGCTGGTCGAGGACGACGTCTACAGCGAGCTGCGTTACACCGGCACGCCCGCCGCCGCGCTGACCGCGTTCGCGCCGGAACGGTCGGTCTACCTCACGTCCTGCTCGAAACTGTTCGCGCCGGCCATGCGCGTCGGTGTCGCGGTCATGCCGAAGGATCTGCTCGCGCGAGTGCTCATGCTGAAGCAGGGGATCGACATGCAGACCTCGACCTACACCCAGGCCCTTGTCACCGAGTTCCTGACCGGCGGCCACGCCGAAGCGCACCTGGTCCGGCTCCACGATGCCTACGCCGCAAGACTTCGCGCGCTAGACAGCGCACTCACCACCCACCTGCCCCTCGACTTCTCCTGGCAGCGCCCCGACGGCGGGATGTTCCTGTGGTTGACCGGGCCGGCCTCGCTCGACGCGGAGGCAATCCTGCCGACCGCTATTGCCGGCGGGGTGGCCTACGTGCCCGGCAGCGCATTCCACGTCTACCCGGGCGAGGGCAGGGAAACGATGCGGTTGAGCTTCGCCGGTGTCAAGGAAGAATCCATCGAGGAGGGCGTGCGCCGGCTGGCCGCGGTGGTGACGACGTGACCGACCGTCCGGTCACCGGTGTGTGGCTCGTGGTGGCTCCGGACGCACCGTTCCGCCACCACGTCTTCACGTTCCATGGCGACGGCACGATGGCCCAGTCCAACCCGGACGGCGGCAACCGGAATGCCAGCGACAGTGCCGGCATGGGCCTCTGGCGGCAGGATGGTGACGTCGTACGTGCCCGGTTCGTCGAGGTGCATGCCAACCGGAAGTCC
This genomic interval carries:
- a CDS encoding alkaline phosphatase D family protein yields the protein MSVVSPVSRTRTAPPPHRSTGSLAFAFASCQNWASGYYPSYRHMAQEDLDLVLHLGDYVYEGGPMIQYNPHIKFFDGDRRGYVRCHVDRDQFTADLRMVSTVSTPEAPESTFASFVVENGKPGAQYD
- a CDS encoding acyl carrier protein yields the protein MTTQPVAKRDIRTILWDITCLGGELASVDDSRLDDTELALDSLALVWLIIQLERRIGRALSPEQSSLSSFRTVNAIHSSLTGQRETGPA
- a CDS encoding polyketide synthase dehydratase domain-containing protein; translated protein: MELAVHAGDEVGCGHVDELVLEVPLVLPHDGSVQIQVVLGGSDEAGARTVSVHSRGEDVQWTRHARGVVSAETQPAAEAVPWPPVDAEPIGLDGFYQQLADAGSLLQNYAHHGP
- a CDS encoding AMP-binding enzyme → MGRLLPGVQTRITDGELFVKPDHPPYLHADHPDRYVDGWLRTYDHAEIDQESGVLRLLGRADSVLNIGGLKVDLTEIESILRDHHRVNDALAFCRATEAGQDGAPPMLEAYIATAESVTSEELTEWCRERLSAYKVPRRWHIGADIPRTTQGKAARGTLPADT
- a CDS encoding IS630 family transposase, with product MIAGVRDARRLSPETQEDLRRRVVAAVHGGMTQAEAAQVFAVSAQSVSRWVQAWRKRGSKGLAARRRGRKAGEQKALSARRQRRPRYAVAEHTPATFGLTGLVWTRKAVAELIRVRHGIVLSLTTVGKYLRSWGLSPQKPIRKAYEQNPEAVRVWLEEDYPAIAARARREGATVLWLDQTGIRSDAAVGRTWAPTGTTPVVGKTGKRFSVNAMCAIGNKSELYFTVYIGSFNAGVFLPFLKRLAGHHGRKVHLIVDGHPVHRRKTVQKWLTEHRSDIEMHFLPGYSPELNPDEIRGADLKRAVSTGTAPKTRDELETGVRSFLHRLQKLPDRVRSYFGKPEVRYAA
- a CDS encoding pyridoxal phosphate-dependent decarboxylase family protein; the encoded protein is MSANEQYADLKARITVPPPRAEDASNLDPLDSGWPDFEEMVGYANLELQEFYGILPMTSLAPPYPVDGNLLRDVSRPPGTEPEDPKALLALLAKAATSSQHSMSPQFVAHVPSGGLPAGAVAQLLATAFNPYTAIPYHAPLLVSMEQALMRWACDLFTLPPTATGIMTTGSSLALLSAVVAARQDRVGDDLSGATAYVGAHTHHSAAKALRIAGIPATRVRTVPASPHTGMDPGAAARMIAADRADGLLPFLLIATAGTTGTGAVDALQDLGALARQEELWCHVDAAYGGGFQLTTRGRERLAGIETADSITMDPHKSLFLPTGTGILLVRDAQNLRSVFAEPAPYLTDPSPATTFPTLADLGMELSREFRAPRLWFPLHLYGTDAFRDTLDRMLDLAVYAHARLSTDPRLETGPPPTLSVVTFRLRNANERLNQSFLAALNATGQVFLSSIDAEGYWLRICLLNQRIRTEHVDELIDVITATIEAGSWRNTPRSG
- a CDS encoding aminotransferase-like domain-containing protein, translated to MDIASRLSTPAKSSRPGVIDELFDLARAEPDIVSLAAGAPDTSLLPVELLGELTASAVDRFGREVLQYGATQGFLPLREALVPRLRDRGVHCGSEDVHVSTGGSGALNNVCLALLNSGDVVAVERPTYAPAVKVFRAYQAKVIDVACDADGMLPDALDETLRARPVKFVYLMPTFQNPTGRSMPPERRAAIASVARHADVLLVEDDVYSELRYTGTPAAALTAFAPERSVYLTSCSKLFAPAMRVGVAVMPKDLLARVLMLKQGIDMQTSTYTQALVTEFLTGGHAEAHLVRLHDAYAARLRALDSALTTHLPLDFSWQRPDGGMFLWLTGPASLDAEAILPTAIAGGVAYVPGSAFHVYPGEGRETMRLSFAGVKEESIEEGVRRLAAVVTT
- a CDS encoding cupin domain-containing protein; amino-acid sequence: MPSLEPASTVSVVSPRMVSPVVGPQGQELYSCVTAANSGATGISAGMVVMPPGGISRPHLHAHSEIIVCCVVGAAVTLVGPELRPVPHAAGEFIHIPAGVVHVAVNLSSAATLVAIEMRTDPMFNEDVVVLPDLAEAAAAAANLARRDFAPSSGSAFWRVPTPRGGAPVAEAVAR